The Pricia mediterranea genome includes a window with the following:
- a CDS encoding cytochrome c oxidase subunit II, with protein MTTVLILAVLILVAIAIWQMTKIFELSQLKAESSQIANDSDNNTNGYLLFAFLIFIYGITIFSFWKYGNTLLPEAASEHGEEYDSLMLVSMIIIFFVQTITQALLHYFGYKYRGKEGKKALFYADNDRLEFIWTIIPVIVLAGLILWGLYAWTNIMSIDEEDDPLIVELYGQQFNWTARYAGEDNVLGLANVRMIDINKANILGIDESDTYAADDIIVKELHLPVGRKVNFKIRSQDVLHSVFMPHFRAQMNAVPGMITQFSFTPTITTAEMRQKSEIIEKVKNINDIRKERAANGEDNSDPWEFDYVLLCNKICGKSHYNMQMKIIVESQEDYQAWMADQKTFKENVMGDDSESEPDMAETASTEAQGR; from the coding sequence ATGACTACAGTTTTGATTTTAGCGGTGTTGATCTTAGTGGCCATTGCCATTTGGCAAATGACGAAAATATTCGAATTGTCACAACTCAAGGCCGAAAGTTCTCAAATAGCGAACGACTCCGATAACAACACCAACGGATATCTTCTTTTCGCTTTTCTGATCTTTATCTACGGCATTACCATCTTCAGTTTTTGGAAATATGGTAATACCTTGTTGCCGGAAGCAGCATCTGAACACGGTGAGGAATATGACTCCCTGATGCTCGTATCCATGATTATCATCTTTTTTGTTCAGACCATAACACAGGCACTTTTGCATTACTTCGGATATAAGTATCGAGGAAAAGAAGGCAAAAAAGCACTGTTTTATGCCGACAACGACCGATTGGAGTTTATCTGGACCATTATTCCTGTTATTGTTTTGGCCGGACTGATACTGTGGGGGCTCTATGCCTGGACGAACATCATGAGTATCGATGAAGAAGACGACCCCTTGATTGTCGAACTTTACGGACAACAATTTAACTGGACTGCCAGATATGCAGGAGAAGACAATGTACTTGGCCTGGCCAATGTCAGAATGATCGATATCAATAAGGCGAACATTCTCGGTATCGATGAATCCGACACCTATGCAGCTGATGATATCATCGTAAAAGAGCTTCATCTACCGGTGGGAAGAAAGGTAAATTTTAAGATCCGTTCGCAAGATGTGCTGCACTCCGTCTTCATGCCACACTTTCGCGCGCAAATGAACGCGGTACCCGGTATGATTACCCAGTTCTCCTTTACACCGACCATCACTACGGCAGAGATGCGACAGAAATCGGAAATCATCGAAAAGGTGAAAAACATCAATGATATTAGAAAAGAACGGGCGGCAAATGGAGAGGATAACTCCGATCCTTGGGAATTCGATTATGTTTTATTGTGTAACAAAATTTGCGGGAAATCGCACTACAACATGCAAATGAAAATTATCGTTGAGAGCCAAGAAGACTATCAGGCCTGGATGGCCGATCAGAAAACTTTCAAGGAAAATGTCATGGGCGATGATTCCGAATCCGAGCCTGACATGGCGGAAACCGCCTCGACCGAAGCGCAAGGACGATAG
- a CDS encoding cytochrome c oxidase subunit I has protein sequence MSVSANTHIADDNAHDEHAHHHKETFITKYVFSQDHKMISRQFLITGLIMGVIGIAMSLLFRMQLAWPGESFAVFDALLGKWAPDGVMDADVYLALVTIHGTLMVFFVLTQGLSGTFSNLLIPLQIGARDMASGFLNMISYWLFFISSVIMLGSLFVEAGPAAAGWTIYPPLSALPMAQPGSGWGMTLWLISMAIFIASSLMGSLNYIVTVINLRTKGMSMTRLPLTIWAFFVTAIIGVVTFPVLLSAALLLIMDRSFGTSFFLSDIFIQGEVLHYQGGSPVLFEHLFWFLGHPEVYIVILPAMGIVSEVLAVNARKPIFGYRAMIASILAIAFLSTIVWGHHMFVSGMNPFLGSVFTFTTLLIAIPSAVKAFNWITTLWKGNLQLNPAMLFSIGMVSTFITGGLTGIIVGDSTLDINVHDTYFVVAHFHLVMGISALYGMFAGIYHWFPKMFEGRLMNKNMGYIHFWITAIGSYGIFFPMHFVGMAGVPRRYYENTAFPMFDDLTDIQVLMTVFALITAGAQLIFAYNFVHSIFYGERGPKNPWKATTLEWTAPQKHIHGNWPGAIPEVHRWAYDYSKVDENDEYILPGQDFVPQTVPLQKDEEELSH, from the coding sequence ATGTCTGTAAGTGCGAATACACACATAGCCGATGATAATGCTCATGACGAGCATGCCCACCATCATAAGGAGACTTTCATCACAAAGTACGTCTTCAGTCAGGACCATAAAATGATCTCTCGACAGTTTTTAATCACGGGGCTCATCATGGGGGTTATAGGCATCGCTATGTCACTGTTGTTCAGAATGCAATTAGCATGGCCTGGCGAATCTTTCGCAGTATTCGATGCTTTGTTGGGAAAGTGGGCACCGGATGGCGTCATGGATGCCGACGTTTATTTGGCGCTGGTTACCATACACGGTACCCTGATGGTCTTTTTCGTGCTTACCCAAGGTCTGAGTGGAACCTTCAGTAACCTATTGATTCCCCTTCAGATCGGCGCGCGCGATATGGCGTCGGGGTTTTTGAACATGATCTCCTACTGGTTGTTTTTCATCTCTTCGGTTATCATGCTAGGCTCTTTGTTCGTTGAAGCGGGGCCCGCCGCTGCCGGATGGACCATATACCCTCCGCTGAGCGCGTTGCCCATGGCACAGCCGGGTTCCGGTTGGGGGATGACCCTGTGGCTGATTTCCATGGCGATTTTTATCGCATCATCGTTAATGGGCTCCCTGAATTACATAGTGACAGTTATCAATTTGAGAACCAAAGGAATGTCGATGACGCGCCTGCCCTTGACCATCTGGGCCTTTTTTGTCACGGCCATTATCGGGGTAGTCACCTTCCCGGTACTTTTATCGGCCGCCCTCCTATTGATTATGGACCGAAGTTTTGGTACTTCTTTTTTCTTGTCGGACATTTTTATCCAAGGTGAGGTATTGCATTATCAAGGTGGATCACCCGTACTTTTTGAGCATCTGTTCTGGTTTTTGGGGCACCCGGAAGTATATATTGTCATCTTACCTGCTATGGGTATCGTATCCGAAGTATTGGCGGTCAACGCCCGAAAGCCTATTTTTGGATATCGCGCTATGATTGCGTCTATATTGGCCATCGCCTTTTTATCTACAATCGTTTGGGGCCACCATATGTTCGTGTCCGGCATGAATCCGTTCTTGGGCTCCGTCTTTACCTTTACGACACTTTTAATCGCCATTCCTTCGGCGGTCAAGGCTTTTAACTGGATAACTACCCTCTGGAAAGGCAACCTACAATTGAATCCTGCTATGCTGTTCTCCATAGGTATGGTCTCTACTTTCATAACCGGGGGACTGACCGGTATTATCGTAGGTGACAGTACCCTTGACATCAACGTACACGACACTTATTTTGTGGTAGCCCACTTTCACTTGGTTATGGGGATATCGGCACTCTACGGGATGTTCGCCGGTATTTATCACTGGTTCCCTAAAATGTTCGAGGGCAGGTTAATGAATAAAAATATGGGATATATCCATTTTTGGATTACCGCTATCGGATCATATGGTATCTTTTTCCCGATGCATTTCGTTGGAATGGCGGGCGTTCCACGACGCTATTATGAGAATACCGCCTTTCCGATGTTCGACGACCTTACCGATATTCAGGTACTTATGACCGTATTTGCACTGATTACCGCGGGGGCCCAATTGATTTTCGCCTATAATTTCGTACATAGTATCTTCTACGGGGAAAGAGGTCCAAAAAATCCATGGAAGGCAACGACCTTGGAATGGACGGCACCGCAAAAACACATTCACGGCAACTGGCCGGGGGCCATACCTGAAGTACACCGCTGGGCCTACGATTACAGTAAAGTCGATGAAAACGACGAATACATACTTCCAGGTCAGGATTTCGTACCCCAGACAGTTCCTTTGCAAAAAGATGAAGAAGAACTCAGTCATTGA
- a CDS encoding DUF3341 domain-containing protein, with amino-acid sequence MASKTIHAYYNDDDVLMHAVGKVKAAKHHIEEVYCPFPVHGLDKAMGLAPTRIAITSFLYGCVGLVVSIVMMNYMMIEDWPQDIGGKPSFSYIENMPAFVPIMFELTVFFAAHLMVITFYLRSRLWPFKKAENPDVRSTDDHFIMEIEIHENEIDLKNLLWDTGAVEINILEKDSH; translated from the coding sequence ATGGCATCTAAAACGATACATGCATATTATAACGACGACGACGTGTTGATGCATGCCGTTGGTAAGGTAAAGGCGGCCAAACATCACATTGAAGAGGTATATTGTCCTTTCCCCGTCCACGGGTTGGACAAAGCCATGGGCCTGGCCCCGACCCGTATCGCGATAACATCGTTCCTTTACGGTTGTGTCGGCCTTGTCGTATCAATTGTGATGATGAACTATATGATGATAGAAGATTGGCCTCAGGACATCGGTGGCAAACCGAGTTTCAGCTATATCGAGAACATGCCGGCCTTTGTCCCAATCATGTTCGAGCTCACAGTGTTCTTTGCAGCACACCTGATGGTCATCACCTTTTACCTAAGAAGCCGTTTGTGGCCTTTCAAAAAAGCGGAAAATCCCGATGTTCGTTCTACCGACGACCATTTCATCATGGAAATCGAAATTCATGAAAATGAAATTGATTTGAAAAACTTGCTATGGGATACCGGGGCAGTAGAGATTAATATATTGGAAAAAGATAGTCATTGA
- a CDS encoding quinol:cytochrome C oxidoreductase: MYTISNNLKIGAIVLMVVGALGIIGGFLMAPNTVEEAQAMVSEHDDGHEAAASDAGEYEENEDAAIGMGAEIEHGNALDAQAGEHDADHGEHLLHQLQNRPWSALYVAALFFFMIALGVLAFYAIHRAAQAGWTPLLFRVMEGITAYLVPGGIIVFVILLLSVLHMNHLFVWMDPEVVANDHLLQGKSGYLNPTFFLIRAVVFLGGWIAYREYSRRLSLRQDESEDNSNFKLNFRISAGFLVFYLITESMVSWDWIMSIEPHWFSTLFGWYVFASMMVSGVTVIAMVTIYLKTMGYLPDVNDSHVHDLAKYMFGFSIFWAYLWFSQFMLIWYANIPEEVTYFVQRIADYKILFFGMLVTNFVLPFLLLMNSDYKRINWFVVMSGIILLVGQYVNFFQMITPSTVGDQWYIGIPELGSILFFAGLFIFWVFRALASAPLQPKRNPYIEESRHFHY; the protein is encoded by the coding sequence ATGTACACAATTTCGAATAACTTAAAAATTGGGGCCATTGTTTTGATGGTAGTCGGTGCGTTGGGCATCATCGGTGGTTTTCTGATGGCACCGAATACCGTCGAGGAAGCCCAGGCCATGGTATCGGAACACGATGACGGCCATGAAGCTGCAGCCTCCGATGCCGGGGAATACGAAGAAAACGAAGATGCCGCCATAGGCATGGGCGCGGAAATCGAGCATGGTAATGCCTTGGATGCCCAAGCGGGTGAACACGATGCCGACCACGGGGAACATTTATTGCACCAATTACAGAACCGCCCATGGTCCGCCTTGTACGTGGCCGCGCTGTTTTTCTTTATGATCGCCTTGGGGGTATTGGCCTTCTATGCCATTCACCGAGCCGCTCAAGCAGGCTGGACGCCCTTGCTTTTCAGGGTAATGGAAGGCATAACGGCCTATTTGGTGCCTGGCGGAATAATTGTATTCGTTATTCTGCTCCTATCCGTACTGCACATGAACCACTTATTCGTTTGGATGGATCCCGAGGTCGTAGCCAACGACCATTTACTGCAGGGCAAATCCGGTTATCTGAACCCGACCTTCTTTCTGATTCGAGCGGTCGTCTTTTTGGGGGGATGGATTGCCTATCGCGAATATTCCAGACGACTATCGTTGCGCCAGGACGAATCGGAGGACAATTCAAACTTTAAACTGAACTTTAGGATTTCTGCAGGTTTTCTTGTTTTTTACCTCATTACAGAATCCATGGTATCATGGGACTGGATCATGAGCATAGAACCGCACTGGTTCAGTACTCTTTTTGGATGGTATGTTTTTGCAAGTATGATGGTATCGGGGGTAACGGTCATCGCCATGGTTACCATTTATCTGAAAACCATGGGGTATCTGCCCGATGTCAATGATAGCCATGTTCACGATTTGGCTAAATATATGTTCGGTTTCAGTATCTTTTGGGCCTATCTCTGGTTCTCACAGTTTATGCTTATATGGTATGCCAATATCCCCGAAGAAGTCACTTATTTCGTCCAGCGCATCGCTGATTATAAAATACTGTTCTTCGGAATGCTTGTAACTAACTTCGTACTTCCTTTCTTGCTGTTGATGAACAGTGATTATAAACGGATCAACTGGTTTGTAGTCATGTCAGGCATCATCCTTTTAGTGGGGCAGTACGTCAATTTCTTTCAAATGATTACGCCTTCGACCGTTGGAGATCAATGGTATATAGGCATACCGGAACTCGGTTCCATCCTGTTCTTCGCGGGACTGTTTATTTTTTGGGTATTCCGAGCTTTGGCCAGCGCACCCTTACAGCCTAAACGCAATCCCTATATCGAAGAAAGTAGGCACTTTCATTATTAA
- a CDS encoding c-type cytochrome, with product MMNNFKNLGLLLGMVFLLASCFDKNERNYEYMPNMYDAVGYETYDEVYFLPGGTEAQRPVENTIMRGWIPYGIEDSPEGKEQARLLSSPLDSTDREENLAVGGQLYTIYCAICHGDKGEGQGTLVKREKILGVPSYADPARNITVGTAYHTVHYGLNAMGSYASQMNTKEMWQVSEYVMKLKDDLSK from the coding sequence ATGATGAACAATTTCAAAAATTTAGGGTTGCTATTGGGCATGGTTTTTCTTTTGGCATCGTGCTTCGACAAAAACGAGAGAAACTATGAGTACATGCCCAACATGTACGATGCTGTAGGTTATGAAACCTACGACGAGGTTTATTTTCTCCCTGGAGGGACGGAAGCCCAGAGGCCTGTCGAGAACACGATCATGCGTGGATGGATACCCTATGGTATCGAAGACAGTCCGGAAGGCAAAGAACAGGCCCGTTTGCTGTCCAGCCCATTAGATTCGACAGACCGGGAGGAGAACTTGGCCGTCGGAGGGCAATTATATACCATATATTGTGCCATTTGCCATGGTGATAAAGGTGAAGGCCAAGGCACCCTGGTAAAGCGCGAAAAGATATTGGGCGTACCCAGTTATGCCGATCCGGCACGTAATATTACCGTGGGCACCGCCTATCATACTGTACATTACGGCTTGAACGCCATGGGTTCATATGCCTCGCAGATGAATACCAAGGAAATGTGGCAAGTATCGGAGTATGTCATGAAACTGAAAGACGATTTATCAAAATAA